A window of the Egibacter rhizosphaerae genome harbors these coding sequences:
- a CDS encoding thiamine pyrophosphate-dependent enzyme, translating into MSGVAEAIVEQLVGVGVRRAYTVPGESFLPLLDAFDRHPSTMLVSTRHESGAAFMAEADAKLTGVPAVAMATRGVGASNLSIGVHTARQDSTPMIVLLGQVETAHLTREAFQEVDLPAYYAEITKWAATATSAERLPELVDRAWHAATSGRPGPAMLALPADVLEGDAPEDDGWRPSVARHATAALAGPEAEELAARLSEAAAPVIIAGGGAQGAREQLVAAAEALGAGVYASFRRQDVFPNDHPLYLGHLTLGTPPTILEALREADAVLIAGARMSEITTQAYTLPRPDAWIAQIDADPEMVGAVVPVDLGVVGGAREVLGQLAATAAQQPAPTRDWREAHTAFEEASRPTAHVGDPIHPEAVMAALAATHPDDTLIANDAGNFSVFGHRFWSFRHPRTQLGPTSGAMGYGVPAGVAAALAEPEREVVVLVGDGGLLMTGQELETAVRYGARLTVVVFRNGLYGTIALHQGRQHGRTSGVDIGEVDVAGLAHAYGAAAWRVSRSDELEPALAAARDHAGPAVVDVLVDPDVLTPAARLSDLVAEGGSR; encoded by the coding sequence TCGTCGGGGTGGGGGTGCGGCGTGCCTACACGGTGCCGGGGGAGAGCTTCCTACCGCTGCTCGATGCGTTCGACCGCCATCCCTCGACGATGCTCGTCTCGACGCGGCATGAGTCCGGGGCGGCGTTCATGGCGGAGGCCGACGCCAAGCTCACCGGTGTCCCCGCCGTGGCCATGGCGACGCGCGGTGTGGGGGCATCGAACCTGTCGATCGGGGTCCACACCGCTCGGCAGGACTCCACCCCGATGATCGTGTTGCTCGGCCAGGTTGAGACGGCCCACCTGACACGCGAGGCCTTCCAGGAGGTGGACCTGCCCGCGTACTACGCGGAGATCACCAAGTGGGCGGCCACGGCCACGAGCGCCGAGCGGTTGCCCGAGCTCGTGGACCGCGCCTGGCACGCGGCGACCTCCGGGCGACCCGGGCCGGCGATGCTCGCACTGCCGGCGGATGTGCTGGAGGGGGACGCGCCGGAGGACGACGGGTGGCGGCCGAGTGTCGCGCGGCACGCGACGGCGGCGCTCGCGGGCCCCGAGGCCGAGGAGTTGGCGGCGCGCCTGAGCGAGGCTGCGGCCCCGGTGATCATCGCCGGTGGCGGGGCGCAAGGAGCGCGCGAACAGCTGGTCGCGGCTGCCGAGGCCCTGGGCGCAGGGGTCTACGCGAGCTTCCGCCGGCAGGACGTCTTCCCGAACGACCACCCCCTCTACCTGGGGCACCTCACGCTGGGGACGCCGCCGACGATCCTGGAAGCGCTGCGGGAGGCGGACGCGGTGCTCATCGCCGGCGCCCGAATGAGCGAGATCACCACGCAGGCGTACACGCTGCCGCGGCCGGATGCGTGGATCGCCCAGATCGACGCCGACCCCGAGATGGTCGGTGCGGTCGTCCCGGTCGACCTCGGCGTGGTCGGTGGCGCACGGGAGGTGCTGGGCCAATTGGCTGCCACGGCCGCCCAGCAGCCCGCACCGACCCGTGACTGGCGCGAGGCCCACACCGCCTTCGAGGAGGCGAGCCGGCCGACCGCCCACGTCGGGGATCCCATACACCCGGAAGCGGTGATGGCCGCACTGGCCGCCACGCATCCCGACGACACGCTGATCGCCAACGACGCCGGCAACTTCTCGGTCTTCGGGCACCGTTTCTGGTCGTTCCGACATCCCAGGACCCAGCTGGGGCCGACGAGCGGTGCGATGGGCTACGGGGTGCCGGCGGGGGTCGCGGCGGCGCTGGCGGAACCCGAGCGGGAGGTCGTGGTGCTCGTCGGCGACGGGGGCCTGCTCATGACCGGGCAGGAGCTGGAGACCGCGGTTCGATACGGCGCCCGCCTCACGGTGGTGGTCTTCCGCAACGGCCTGTACGGCACGATCGCGCTGCACCAGGGTCGCCAGCACGGCCGTACGTCCGGCGTCGACATCGGCGAGGTGGACGTGGCCGGCCTCGCGCACGCCTACGGGGCGGCTGCCTGGCGGGTCTCCCGATCCGACGAGCTCGAGCCGGCGCTCGCGGCCGCGCGCGACCACGCCGGTCCAGCGGTCGTCGACGTGCTCGTCGATCCCGACGTTCTGACCCCGGCAGCTCGACTCAGCGACCTCGTCGCGGAAGGAGGCTCGCGATGA